In a genomic window of Gossypium arboreum isolate Shixiya-1 chromosome 7, ASM2569848v2, whole genome shotgun sequence:
- the LOC108452575 gene encoding uncharacterized protein LOC108452575 isoform X5, with product MPCFSSYLFSNHSFSKYFLRLLLGVPFLRLHAFQAFLLFQLLPGSSHLPPVPVAPSSIIDSLVFVYLVCMNTTLSASPSMTTCWSPRSNPLCIACKRASASAANAVG from the exons ATGCCCTGTTTTTCATCATACCTTTTCAGCAACCATTCTTTCAGCAAATATTTTCTCCGATTGCTCCTTGGCGTCCCATTTCTTCGTCTCCATGCCTTTCAGGCCTTTCTTCTCTTTCAGTTGTTACCAGGGTCCTCTCATCTTCCTCCAGTGCCAGTAGCGCCTTCCTCGATAATCGATTCTCTAG TATTTGTATATCTTGTATGTATGAACACAACACTGAGTGCATCTCCTTCGATGACTACTTGTTGGAGTCCTAGATCTAATCCCCTCTGTATTGCCTGCAAAAGGGCTAGCGCCTCCGCCGCGAATGCTGTAG GATAA
- the LOC108452575 gene encoding uncharacterized protein LOC108452575 isoform X4, with protein sequence MPCFSSYLFSNHSFSKYFLRLLLGVPFLRLHAFQAFLLFQLLPGSSHLPPVPVAPSSIIDSLVFVYLVCMNTTLSASPSMTTCWSPRSNPLCIACKRASASAANADNP encoded by the exons ATGCCCTGTTTTTCATCATACCTTTTCAGCAACCATTCTTTCAGCAAATATTTTCTCCGATTGCTCCTTGGCGTCCCATTTCTTCGTCTCCATGCCTTTCAGGCCTTTCTTCTCTTTCAGTTGTTACCAGGGTCCTCTCATCTTCCTCCAGTGCCAGTAGCGCCTTCCTCGATAATCGATTCTCTAG TATTTGTATATCTTGTATGTATGAACACAACACTGAGTGCATCTCCTTCGATGACTACTTGTTGGAGTCCTAGATCTAATCCCCTCTGTATTGCCTGCAAAAGGGCTAGCGCCTCCGCCGCGAATGCT GATAATCCCTAA
- the LOC108452564 gene encoding ABC transporter F family member 4-like, protein MGKKKQEESGAAAKVKGGGKDVKKEKLSVSAMLASMDQKPEKQKKATSIKPKAKGPKVSSYTDGIDLPPSDEEEDEYPSGEEQTQSNRQERQSLKPLDTSISEKELKKREKKEMLATHAAELAKQEALKDDHDAFTVVIGSRASVLDGEDDADANVKDITIDNFSVSARGKELLKNASVKISHGKRYGLVGPNGMGKSTLLKLLAWRKIPIPKNIDVLLVEQEVVGDDRTALQAVVSANEELIRLREEVAALQNSSASNGEDENDLNGDDAGERLAELYEKLQILGSDAAEAQASKILAGLGFTKAMQGRPTRSFSGGWRMRISLARALFVQPTLLLLDEPTNHLDLRAVLWLEEYLYRWKKTLVVVSHDRDFLNTVCTEIIHLHDMKLQFYRGSFDDFESGYEQRRKEMNKKFEIYEKQVKAAKRSGNRVQQEKVKDRAKFAAAKEAAKNKGKGKIDEDDRPAEAPKKWRDYSVEFHFPEPTELTPPLLQIMNVSFSYPNREDFRLSDVDLGIDMGTRVAIVGPNGAGKSTLLNLIAGDLVPTEGEVRRSQKLRIGRYSQHFVDLLTMEETPVQYLLRLHPDQEGLSKQEAVRAKLGKFGLPSHNHLTPIAKLSGGQKARVVFTSISMSKPHILLLDEPTNHLDMQSIDALADALDEFTGGVVLVSHDSRLISRVCEDEEKSQIWVVDNGTVNTFPGTFEDYKDELQREIRAEVDE, encoded by the coding sequence ATGGGAAAGAAAAAGCAAGAGGAGAGTGGTGCTGCCGCAAAAGTTAAGGGTGGCGGCAAAGATGTGAAGAAAGAGAAACTTTCTGTTTCAGCTATGCTTGCTAGCATGGACCAGAAACCCGAGAAACAAAAGAAGGCTACTTCTATTAAACCCAAGGCAAAGGGTCCAAAGGTTTCATCTTACACTGATGGGATTGATCTCCCACCATCAGATGAGGAGGAGGATGAGTACCCCTCCGGGGAAGAACAAACTCAGTCTAACAGACAAGAAAGGCAGAGCTTGAAGCCACTTGATACCTCCATAAGTGAAAAGGAATTGAAGAAGCGTGAGAAAAAGGAAATGCTTGCTACCCATGCTGCTGAGCTGGCAAAACAAGAGGCCCTTAAAGATGATCATGATGCTTTCACTGTGGTTATCGGTAGTCGGGCTTCTGTCCTTGATGGTGAGGATGATGCGGATGCTAATGTCAAAGATATAACCATAGACAATTTCTCTGTATCAGCTCGTGGGAAAGAACTTCTAAAGAATGCCTCCGTTAAGATATCCCACGGTAAAAGATATGGTTTGGTTGGACCAAATGGGATGGGGAAGTCTACCTTGTTAAAGCTTCTTGCTTGGAGAAAGATTCCAATTCCAAAAAATATTGATGTGCTCTTGGTTGAACAGGAAGTGGTTGGTGATGATAGAACTGCCCTTCAGGCTGTTGTTTCTGCGAATGAAGAGTTAATTAGGCTACGGGAAGAAGTTGCAGCTTTGCAAAATTCTTCTGCTTCTAATGGAGAGGATGAAAATGACCTCAATGGAGATGATGCAGGAGAAAGGCTCGCAGAACTGTATGAAAAGTTGCAGATTTTGGGTTCAGATGCTGCTGAAGCTCAGGCATCTAAGATTCTTGCTGGGTTGGGTTTCACCAAAGCAATGCAAGGTCGTCCGACACGATCATTTAGTGGTGGATGGAGGATGAGGATATCTTTGGCCAGGGCACTTTTTGTACAACCAACACTTCTGTTGTTGGATGAGCCCACTAACCATCTTGACCTTAGGGCTGTACTTTGGCTGGAGGAATATTTATATCGGTGGAAAAAAACATTGGTGGTTGTTTCTCATGATCGAGATTTTCTCAATACAGTTTGCACTGAAATTATTCATCTCCATGATATGAAGCTCCAGTTCTACCGTGGAAGCTTTGATGACTTTGAATCAGGGTATGAGCAGCGTCGTAAAGAGATGAATAAGAAGTTTGAAATTTATGAGAAGCAGGTAAAAGCTGCTAAAAGATCGGGGAATCGAGTTCAGCAGGAGAAGGTAAAAGATCGAGCTAAGTTTGCAGCAGCAAAAGAAGCAGCAAAGAACAAGGGAAAGGGCAAGATCGATGAAGATGATCGTCCAGCTGAGGCCCCGAAGAAGTGGAGGGATTACAGTGTGGAGTTCCACTTCCCCGAGCCTACGGAACTGACACCGCCTCTTTTGCAGATAATGAATGTAAGCTTCAGTTATCCTAATCGGGAGGATTTCAGGCTCTCAGATGTTGATTTGGGTATTGATATGGGAACTCGGGTTGCCATTGTTGGGCCTAATGGAGCTGGTAAATCTACTCTCTTGAACCTTATTGCTGGTGATTTAGTTCCAACAGAGGGTGAAGTGCGAAGGAGTCAGAAGTTGAGGATTGGGAGGTATTCTCAACACTTTGTTGATCTACTAACAATGGAGGAGACACCTGTGCAGTATCTTCTTCGTCTTCATCCAGATCAAGAGGGACTCAGCAAGCAGGAGGCTGTTCGGGCCAAGTTGGGGAAATTTGGACTTCCCAGCCATAATCACCTCACTCCAATTGCAAAATTATCTGGAGGCCAGAAAGCTCGAGTTGTTTTCACTTCAATTTCCATGTCAAAACCTCATATATTGCTATTGGATGAGCCCACAAACCATTTGGATATGCAAAGCATAGATGCCCTGGCTGATGCATTGGATGAGTTTACTGGTGGAGTTGTCCTCGTAAGTCACGACTCTAGGCTGATATCACGTGTCTGCGAGGATGAAGAGAAGAGTCAAATTTGGGTGGTAGATAATGGGACGGTGAACACTTTCCCTGGTACTTTCGAAGACTACAAAGACGAGCTCCAAAGAGAGATTAGAGCGGAGGTTGATGAATGA
- the LOC108452575 gene encoding uncharacterized protein LOC108452575 isoform X1 yields the protein MPCFSSYLFSNHSFSKYFLRLLLGVPFLRLHAFQAFLLFQLLPGSSHLPPVPVAPSSIIDSLVFVYLVCMNTTLSASPSMTTCWSPRSNPLCIACKRASASAANAVGPIEVYFGNTMVRWFPTFAVTFLP from the exons ATGCCCTGTTTTTCATCATACCTTTTCAGCAACCATTCTTTCAGCAAATATTTTCTCCGATTGCTCCTTGGCGTCCCATTTCTTCGTCTCCATGCCTTTCAGGCCTTTCTTCTCTTTCAGTTGTTACCAGGGTCCTCTCATCTTCCTCCAGTGCCAGTAGCGCCTTCCTCGATAATCGATTCTCTAG TATTTGTATATCTTGTATGTATGAACACAACACTGAGTGCATCTCCTTCGATGACTACTTGTTGGAGTCCTAGATCTAATCCCCTCTGTATTGCCTGCAAAAGGGCTAGCGCCTCCGCCGCGAATGCTGTAG GCCCCATCgaagtttattttggtaatacTATGGTCCGGTGGTTTCCAACATTCGCTGTCACTTTTCTACCCTA
- the LOC108452575 gene encoding uncharacterized protein LOC108452575 isoform X3: MPSILPEVASAIFQILDYPVSVPKTISLTTSSFFSIPFEFLSSVFSHALFFIIPFQQPFFQQIFSPIAPWRPISSSPCLSGLSSLSVVTRVLSSSSSASSAFLDNRFSRIIPNHMFQSLCSLPVSRTQR, encoded by the exons ATGCCTAGCATCTTACCTGAGGTAGCCTCCGCCATTTTCCAGATACTTGATTACCCGGTATCAGTTCCCAAGACAATTTCATTGACTACCTCTTCCTTTTTTAGTATCCCTTTCGAGTTCCTCTCTTCTGTCTTTTCACATGCCCTGTTTTTCATCATACCTTTTCAGCAACCATTCTTTCAGCAAATATTTTCTCCGATTGCTCCTTGGCGTCCCATTTCTTCGTCTCCATGCCTTTCAGGCCTTTCTTCTCTTTCAGTTGTTACCAGGGTCCTCTCATCTTCCTCCAGTGCCAGTAGCGCCTTCCTCGATAATCGATTCTCTAG GATAATCCCTAATCACATGTTTCAAAGCCTCTGTTCCCTCCCTGTGTCTCGGACACAACGTTGA
- the LOC108452575 gene encoding uncharacterized protein LOC108452575 isoform X2 — MPCFSSYLFSNHSFSKYFLRLLLGVPFLRLHAFQAFLLFQLLPGSSHLPPVPVAPSSIIDSLVFVYLVCMNTTLSASPSMTTCWSPRSNPLCIACKRASASAANAAPSKFILVILWSGGFQHSLSLFYPR, encoded by the exons ATGCCCTGTTTTTCATCATACCTTTTCAGCAACCATTCTTTCAGCAAATATTTTCTCCGATTGCTCCTTGGCGTCCCATTTCTTCGTCTCCATGCCTTTCAGGCCTTTCTTCTCTTTCAGTTGTTACCAGGGTCCTCTCATCTTCCTCCAGTGCCAGTAGCGCCTTCCTCGATAATCGATTCTCTAG TATTTGTATATCTTGTATGTATGAACACAACACTGAGTGCATCTCCTTCGATGACTACTTGTTGGAGTCCTAGATCTAATCCCCTCTGTATTGCCTGCAAAAGGGCTAGCGCCTCCGCCGCGAATGCT GCCCCATCgaagtttattttggtaatacTATGGTCCGGTGGTTTCCAACATTCGCTGTCACTTTTCTACCCTA GATAA